The following proteins come from a genomic window of Legionella cherrii:
- a CDS encoding S49 family peptidase, whose translation MTNDHSSNSTPDSQALLNQIIIDYMKEAKRKRRWKWIMRVIYLLIILFIVYRVSLSTNEDSGLNVKDHVGVIDITGEMAEAKANADDFAKGLDSAYKNSGLKALIIRINSPGGSPVQAEYMYNMIKFYQKKYPDIKIYSVCVDACASAAYYVAVATDMIYASPASMVGSIGVLYNGFGFVDLINKIGISRRLQTSGVNKSFLDPFSPETDFAKQKLQVMLDQVHQQFINRVKEGRGSRLHIDDETFSGLFWTGEQALTMGLIDGFASSGQLARDVIKIPEVIDYTHKQNLFDRVTRNLGTALADELPLSFGAKQGFQ comes from the coding sequence ATGACAAATGACCATTCTTCTAATTCTACTCCGGATTCGCAAGCTTTGCTGAACCAAATTATCATTGATTATATGAAAGAGGCAAAGAGGAAACGCAGATGGAAATGGATAATGCGTGTTATTTATTTGTTAATTATTTTATTTATTGTCTATCGCGTGTCATTAAGTACTAATGAAGACTCAGGCCTCAATGTCAAAGATCATGTCGGTGTAATAGATATAACCGGTGAAATGGCTGAAGCGAAAGCCAACGCAGATGATTTCGCCAAGGGATTGGATTCAGCTTATAAAAATTCGGGGTTAAAGGCATTAATTATTCGCATCAATAGCCCTGGAGGCAGTCCGGTTCAGGCTGAGTACATGTATAACATGATAAAGTTTTATCAAAAAAAATATCCGGATATAAAAATATATTCAGTGTGTGTGGATGCGTGTGCGTCTGCTGCATATTATGTTGCTGTTGCAACGGATATGATTTATGCAAGCCCTGCAAGCATGGTGGGGTCTATAGGTGTTTTGTATAATGGTTTTGGTTTTGTTGATCTGATCAATAAAATTGGTATTTCTCGTAGATTACAAACATCTGGTGTAAATAAGTCATTTTTGGATCCTTTCTCTCCTGAAACCGATTTTGCAAAACAAAAATTGCAAGTGATGCTGGATCAGGTTCATCAACAATTTATTAATAGAGTAAAAGAAGGGAGGGGAAGTCGTTTACATATTGATGATGAAACATTTTCTGGACTGTTTTGGACTGGTGAACAAGCTTTAACTATGGGGTTAATTGATGGTTTTGCGAGCAGCGGACAGTTAGCTCGTGACGTGATTAAAATTCCTGAGGTTATTGACTACACACATAAGCAAAATCTGTTTGATCGCGTAACTAGAAATCTGGGAACTGCTTTGGCTGACGAGCTTCCTTTAAGTTTTGGAGCCAAACAAGGGTTTCAATAA
- a CDS encoding inositol monophosphatase family protein: MEPLLNIAVNAARQAGEIIIRHMEQVDRLKITAKNNHEYFSEVDIKAEQAIIHTIHKAYPEHGILAEESGLQEGDGESIWIIDPLDGTSNYLHGFPFFSVSIALKVKGRIEHGVIYDPLRHECFAASRGRGARLNDRRIRVSKQTQLISSLLGTGFPSRDISIAQKYLPTFEALLGKCAGIRRTGSAALDLAYVASGRLDGFWELGLRPWDIAAGSLLIREAGGLISDLQGGDEFLKHGDIVAGTPKVFKSLLQTISPVLK; encoded by the coding sequence ATGGAACCACTTTTAAATATAGCAGTTAACGCAGCACGACAAGCCGGTGAAATTATTATTCGACATATGGAGCAAGTGGATCGTCTTAAAATTACCGCTAAAAATAACCATGAATATTTTAGTGAAGTAGACATCAAAGCCGAACAAGCAATTATCCATACAATCCATAAGGCCTATCCAGAGCATGGTATTCTTGCCGAAGAAAGTGGCTTGCAGGAAGGAGATGGAGAATCAATCTGGATTATTGATCCACTCGATGGCACATCCAATTATCTACACGGCTTTCCATTCTTCTCCGTTTCTATAGCATTGAAAGTGAAAGGAAGGATAGAACATGGGGTTATATACGATCCATTAAGACATGAATGTTTTGCTGCAAGCCGAGGGCGCGGAGCACGATTGAATGATCGTAGAATACGTGTTTCCAAACAGACACAACTTATATCTTCACTTCTAGGAACTGGCTTCCCATCGCGTGATATCAGTATTGCACAAAAATACTTACCTACTTTCGAAGCTTTATTGGGTAAATGTGCTGGGATTAGAAGAACTGGCTCAGCAGCGCTTGATTTGGCCTATGTGGCAAGTGGGCGACTTGATGGTTTTTGGGAATTAGGCTTGCGTCCTTGGGATATTGCGGCAGGATCATTATTAATTAGAGAAGCAGGCGGATTAATTAGTGATTTGCAAGGAGGTGATGAGTTTCTTAAGCACGGAGACATTGTTGCAGGAACTCCTAAAGTATTTAAATCATTATTACAAACGATTTCACCTGTTTTGAAATAA
- the trmJ gene encoding tRNA (cytosine(32)/uridine(32)-2'-O)-methyltransferase TrmJ: MNLSSIRIILVATSHPGNIGSTARAMKTMGLSSLYLVQPKSFPDYKAKEMAAGADDLLEHAIVTETLDEALIGCQLILGTSARPRGISLPGLVPASCADLISQHADNTQIAIVFGREHAGLTNEELLKCHYHINIPSNPEYSSLNLAQAVQIIAYELRMKLLAPKAEVALRQDEYATADEIEQFYEHLREVFIEIQFLKTSNPRRLMQRVRRLFNRVNLEKMEVNLLRGMLSQVQKSLEWARKRGLSERDN, translated from the coding sequence ATGAATTTAAGTTCTATCCGTATAATTTTAGTAGCAACATCTCATCCAGGTAATATAGGCTCAACAGCCAGAGCAATGAAAACAATGGGATTAAGTTCACTTTATTTAGTACAGCCAAAATCTTTTCCTGATTATAAGGCAAAAGAAATGGCGGCTGGTGCCGATGATCTATTAGAGCATGCCATTGTTACTGAAACTTTGGACGAAGCCTTGATTGGATGCCAGCTTATTCTGGGAACCAGTGCACGGCCAAGAGGTATTTCCTTACCCGGCTTAGTCCCCGCTTCTTGTGCGGACTTAATTAGTCAACACGCGGACAATACTCAAATTGCGATTGTATTTGGAAGAGAGCATGCAGGTCTTACCAACGAAGAACTGCTAAAATGTCATTATCACATTAATATTCCAAGCAATCCCGAGTACAGCTCGCTCAATTTAGCCCAGGCAGTGCAGATTATTGCTTATGAATTGCGAATGAAATTATTAGCACCTAAGGCTGAAGTGGCATTGCGGCAGGATGAGTATGCTACAGCAGATGAAATCGAGCAATTTTACGAACATCTAAGGGAAGTTTTTATTGAGATTCAATTTTTAAAAACTTCAAATCCACGACGATTAATGCAGCGGGTACGACGTTTATTTAATCGTGTAAACTTAGAAAAAATGGAAGTTAATCTGTTACGAGGAATGTTAAGTCAGGTACAAAAATCATTAGAATGGGCTAGGAAAAGAGGCTTAAGTGAACGGGATAATTAA
- a CDS encoding IscS subfamily cysteine desulfurase, giving the protein MNGIIKIPIYFDYMATTPVDPRVVERMIHYLGPEGDFGNPSSITHEYGRIAALAVDHARAQVANSIHASAQDIVFTSGATEANNLAIIGAAHFYKNKGKHVVTMSTEHKAVLDSFNRLEKDGFEVTYLHPEPNGLLDLEQLAQVLRPDTILVSIMHVNNEIGVIQDIESIGALLRNKGILFHVDAAQSAGKIPIDLTRLSVDLMALSAHKNYGPKGVGALYVRHKPRIRLQPQSFGGGHEGGLRSGTLATHQIVGMGEAFELAERVREEEQSRFLKYRQHLWEGIKHLPGIQLNGDKQKRIAGNLNFSFAGLDGDSLLLALNELAVSTTSACSSASIQPSYVLREIGLSDDLAQSTIRLSIGRFTKEEEVEHAIHVICTQVTRLREMSPS; this is encoded by the coding sequence GTGAACGGGATAATTAAAATACCAATCTATTTTGATTATATGGCAACAACGCCTGTTGATCCGCGTGTCGTGGAGCGCATGATCCATTATCTGGGACCAGAAGGGGATTTTGGTAATCCTTCTTCTATAACCCATGAATATGGACGAATTGCAGCTCTTGCTGTAGATCACGCTCGTGCACAAGTTGCCAATTCAATTCATGCATCGGCACAAGATATAGTATTTACCTCGGGAGCCACAGAAGCTAATAATTTGGCAATAATCGGCGCAGCACATTTTTACAAGAATAAAGGGAAGCATGTAGTTACTATGAGTACAGAGCATAAAGCGGTGCTCGATAGTTTTAACCGGTTGGAAAAAGATGGATTCGAGGTCACTTACCTTCATCCTGAACCCAATGGATTACTCGATCTGGAACAATTAGCTCAAGTATTAAGACCCGATACTATTTTGGTTTCCATCATGCATGTAAACAATGAAATCGGTGTGATTCAGGATATTGAGTCCATTGGTGCTTTATTACGTAATAAAGGAATCCTGTTTCATGTGGATGCAGCACAGAGTGCAGGAAAAATTCCGATCGATTTGACGCGTCTTTCTGTCGATTTAATGGCACTTTCAGCGCATAAAAATTACGGTCCGAAAGGTGTTGGTGCCCTTTATGTCAGGCACAAACCCCGAATTCGTCTCCAACCACAAAGTTTTGGGGGCGGCCATGAAGGTGGGTTACGTTCGGGAACCTTGGCTACCCATCAAATTGTTGGTATGGGGGAGGCGTTCGAGTTAGCTGAACGGGTCCGAGAAGAGGAACAATCACGATTTTTAAAATATCGCCAGCACTTATGGGAGGGGATTAAACATTTGCCTGGTATTCAGCTCAATGGAGACAAACAAAAACGGATTGCAGGTAATCTGAATTTCAGTTTTGCTGGTTTAGATGGGGATTCCTTGTTGTTAGCCTTGAATGAGTTAGCAGTATCCACTACTTCAGCCTGCAGTTCTGCCAGTATTCAACCCTCCTATGTACTGAGAGAAATAGGGCTAAGCGATGATTTAGCACAAAGTACTATAAGATTGTCCATAGGACGTTTTACTAAGGAAGAAGAAGTGGAGCACGCGATTCATGTTATTTGTACGCAAGTAACTCGATTGCGCGAAATGTCGCCATCATGA
- a CDS encoding iron-sulfur cluster assembly scaffold protein produces the protein MIYNKIVQDCFFSPRHVGVIDLSERFTVVVKNNQKGQGLIELYMQCNSDGTIVRACFRTNGNPYIIASLEWLCRQLEGHTTHTVPQIDYQLIVKELDIPVAQYPIALRIMDVFKEALLLIKDKSN, from the coding sequence ATGATATATAATAAAATAGTACAAGATTGTTTTTTTTCACCTAGACATGTGGGCGTTATTGATTTAAGTGAGCGTTTTACAGTCGTTGTTAAAAACAACCAAAAAGGCCAAGGACTTATTGAACTTTACATGCAGTGTAATTCAGATGGTACAATTGTACGAGCTTGCTTTAGAACGAATGGTAACCCTTATATTATTGCAAGTTTGGAATGGTTATGCAGGCAGCTGGAAGGGCATACTACTCATACTGTCCCGCAAATTGATTACCAGCTCATTGTTAAAGAATTAGATATCCCTGTTGCTCAGTACCCTATAGCATTAAGAATTATGGATGTTTTTAAAGAAGCATTGCTTTTAATAAAAGATAAATCGAATTGA
- a CDS encoding HesB/IscA family protein: protein MSVVMHHVESAVPEISFTDAAIKHVVSYLQKNPEYTGIRLSVKKTGCSGLSYVVDYVLAPQDSDLKLALTENYVVCIDKSSYPFLKNMSVDYVKQGLNYKFIFNNPNQTGQCGCGESFTVD, encoded by the coding sequence ATGAGTGTCGTCATGCATCATGTAGAAAGTGCAGTACCTGAAATCAGTTTTACTGACGCAGCGATAAAACATGTAGTGTCTTATTTGCAGAAAAACCCTGAATATACGGGAATCCGTTTATCAGTAAAAAAAACGGGTTGTTCTGGTTTATCTTATGTCGTGGATTATGTACTAGCTCCCCAAGATAGCGATTTGAAACTTGCTTTGACTGAAAATTATGTTGTATGCATTGATAAGTCCAGTTATCCCTTTTTAAAAAACATGAGTGTTGATTATGTAAAACAGGGCTTAAATTATAAATTCATTTTCAACAATCCGAATCAGACAGGTCAATGCGGATGCGGGGAAAGTTTTACAGTGGATTAG
- a CDS encoding helix-turn-helix domain-containing protein: protein MSTDTMVQSSEALSHQVIHAVKGYLTSVSNKDANLNLYQLIVEEVEAPLFRTVMELTRYNQSKAARVLGVSRGTLRTKLKRYFDDEFIGTRDF from the coding sequence ATGAGCACAGATACAATGGTGCAAAGCAGCGAAGCACTTTCACATCAAGTAATTCATGCTGTTAAAGGTTATTTAACCAGTGTTAGTAATAAAGATGCTAACTTGAATTTGTATCAATTAATTGTTGAAGAAGTTGAAGCGCCTTTATTCCGCACTGTTATGGAATTAACTCGCTATAATCAATCAAAAGCTGCACGTGTTCTTGGCGTAAGCCGTGGTACCTTGCGTACTAAATTAAAGCGTTATTTCGATGACGAATTTATTGGAACTCGTGATTTCTAA
- the gatB gene encoding Asp-tRNA(Asn)/Glu-tRNA(Gln) amidotransferase subunit GatB → MEWDTVIGLEVHIQLKTKSKLFSGASTAFGSAPNSQTCFIDAGYPGVLPVLNQEAVIMAIQFGLAIQADINDQSVFERKNYFYPDLPKGYQISQFQKPIVSNGKLAITLNDGRVKEVLIVRAHLEEDAGKSLHGVHSGYSGIDLNRAGTPLLEIVTAPCLFSGHEAVSYLKKLHQLVQFLGICDGNMQEGSFRCDVNLSLKPKGSSVLGTRTELKNLNSFRFIEKAIAYEQSRHQDILESGQQIIQETRLYNPDTHTTHAMRSKENENDYRYFPDPDLLPIQITRFLIAEVKNNLPDLPDKIHTELKNTPSLNEEDINFILSSPSAYQFFKSIKNQSQAPEKMIINWLKGQYAAALNEENLTFDTPRISAKLMANLLDRLHGGTISLNNARAIFTLLWAGEEDIEAIIAREGYQQVEDTAAWEEMIIQLIQQHPEQAADYRAGKEKLLAFFVGQIMKQTKGKANPEQINMLLKKHLGGSQ, encoded by the coding sequence ATGGAATGGGATACAGTCATTGGCCTTGAAGTACATATTCAGCTCAAAACAAAATCGAAACTTTTCTCTGGCGCATCTACTGCTTTTGGTTCTGCCCCTAATTCTCAAACCTGCTTTATCGATGCAGGGTATCCGGGAGTTTTGCCTGTATTGAACCAGGAAGCCGTCATTATGGCAATTCAGTTTGGATTAGCTATTCAAGCAGACATTAACGATCAATCTGTCTTTGAGCGCAAAAATTATTTTTATCCTGATTTACCCAAAGGCTATCAAATCAGTCAATTTCAAAAACCCATAGTCAGCAATGGTAAATTAGCAATTACTCTGAATGACGGCCGTGTAAAAGAGGTTTTGATTGTCCGTGCCCATCTAGAAGAGGATGCGGGTAAATCATTGCATGGGGTACATTCTGGTTATAGCGGTATTGATCTGAATCGAGCAGGAACTCCCTTATTAGAGATAGTAACTGCCCCCTGCTTGTTTTCAGGCCATGAGGCCGTGAGTTATCTTAAAAAACTGCATCAACTAGTCCAGTTTTTAGGTATCTGTGATGGTAATATGCAAGAAGGAAGTTTCCGATGTGATGTGAATCTATCCTTAAAACCCAAAGGGAGTTCTGTCTTAGGAACACGAACTGAATTGAAGAATTTGAATTCATTCCGCTTCATTGAAAAAGCGATTGCCTATGAACAGTCACGACATCAAGATATATTGGAAAGTGGACAACAAATCATTCAAGAAACTCGTCTTTATAATCCAGATACTCATACGACGCATGCAATGCGCAGTAAAGAAAATGAGAATGATTACCGATATTTTCCTGATCCTGATTTACTGCCAATACAAATCACCCGTTTCCTTATTGCTGAAGTTAAGAATAATTTACCGGACTTACCTGATAAAATTCATACTGAATTAAAAAATACGCCGTCGCTCAATGAAGAAGACATTAATTTTATTCTTTCTTCGCCCAGCGCGTACCAATTTTTTAAATCAATTAAAAACCAATCCCAGGCTCCGGAAAAAATGATTATTAATTGGTTAAAAGGTCAATACGCTGCCGCTTTAAATGAAGAGAATTTAACTTTTGATACGCCGCGTATCTCAGCAAAGCTTATGGCAAATCTTCTTGATAGACTACATGGTGGTACTATTTCTTTAAACAATGCCCGAGCCATTTTTACTTTGCTCTGGGCTGGAGAAGAGGATATTGAAGCGATTATCGCACGCGAAGGTTATCAACAAGTAGAAGATACAGCTGCTTGGGAAGAAATGATTATTCAATTAATTCAACAGCATCCTGAACAAGCCGCAGATTACAGAGCAGGAAAAGAAAAACTATTGGCTTTCTTTGTAGGACAAATCATGAAGCAAACGAAAGGTAAGGCAAATCCCGAGCAAATCAACATGCTCCTAAAGAAACATTTAGGGGGAAGTCAGTAA
- the gatA gene encoding Asp-tRNA(Asn)/Glu-tRNA(Gln) amidotransferase subunit GatA yields the protein MEHLSLKQLSQALQQRKLSSVELTQHYLTQIKKHKELNAFISLDEEHAILEAQKADQELKKGHGKMLIGIPMALKDLFCTLRMPTTCASKMLADFQSPYEATLVSKLLAQGSILIGKTNMDEFAMGSSNENSYFGAVKNPWDKERVPGGSSGGSAAAVAAGLVPFAIGSDTGGSIRQPAALCGISGIKPTYGLISRYGMIAYASSLDQAGPLARSAEDLAWVLQAMAGFDPKDSTSVDSAIPDYCAALNKPVSKLKIGLPSCFFQPQVDQAIQQAILDAVKVFESTGAEIVSLNLELQPLWVPCYYVVACAEASSNLSRYDGLRFGYCSDNASTLTELIRNTRSEGFGIEVKRRILTGTHVLSSGYFDAYYLQAQKIRRLIQEELVTTLKSVDVILGPTTPTCAFKLGEKIADPIQNYLADVFTVAANLAGLPAISIPSGFAQGLPIGLQLMGKHFGESQLLQIAHHYQQNTNWHLASPNQ from the coding sequence ATGGAACATTTATCCTTAAAACAGCTATCTCAAGCATTACAACAGAGGAAACTCTCTAGTGTTGAATTAACTCAGCACTACCTCACGCAAATTAAAAAGCATAAAGAATTAAATGCTTTTATCAGTTTAGATGAGGAACACGCGATTCTTGAAGCTCAAAAAGCGGATCAAGAATTAAAAAAAGGTCATGGTAAAATGCTTATCGGTATACCTATGGCATTAAAAGATTTATTTTGTACCCTGCGCATGCCAACAACCTGTGCTTCAAAAATGCTTGCCGATTTTCAATCACCTTATGAAGCAACTTTAGTCAGTAAGTTGCTCGCTCAAGGTTCTATTTTGATTGGTAAAACGAATATGGACGAATTTGCTATGGGCTCGTCCAATGAAAACAGTTACTTTGGTGCTGTAAAAAATCCTTGGGACAAGGAACGTGTTCCTGGTGGTTCCTCTGGAGGTTCAGCAGCAGCTGTAGCAGCTGGCTTGGTCCCTTTCGCTATAGGTTCTGATACAGGAGGTTCAATACGACAACCCGCTGCTTTATGTGGAATCAGTGGGATTAAACCCACTTATGGTCTTATTTCTCGCTACGGTATGATTGCTTACGCCTCCAGCTTGGATCAGGCGGGTCCTTTAGCGCGAAGTGCGGAAGACTTAGCATGGGTTCTTCAAGCGATGGCTGGATTTGATCCTAAGGACTCAACTTCAGTTGATTCAGCAATTCCTGATTATTGTGCTGCTCTTAATAAACCCGTATCTAAACTAAAAATAGGTTTACCATCCTGCTTTTTTCAGCCACAAGTAGACCAAGCAATACAACAGGCGATTCTTGATGCAGTGAAGGTTTTTGAAAGTACAGGAGCCGAAATTGTTTCTTTAAATTTGGAACTTCAACCTTTATGGGTACCGTGTTACTACGTAGTGGCTTGTGCTGAAGCCTCTTCTAATTTATCACGTTATGATGGGTTACGATTTGGCTATTGCAGTGACAATGCATCAACATTAACTGAACTTATCCGCAATACGCGTAGTGAAGGGTTTGGAATAGAAGTAAAACGTCGGATCCTAACTGGAACACATGTACTTTCATCAGGCTATTTTGACGCATATTACCTGCAAGCTCAAAAAATTCGTCGTCTTATCCAGGAAGAACTGGTCACAACCCTTAAATCTGTTGATGTTATTCTCGGACCAACAACCCCAACATGCGCCTTTAAACTTGGTGAAAAAATTGCAGATCCGATTCAAAATTACCTTGCTGACGTATTCACAGTAGCAGCTAATCTTGCTGGTCTCCCCGCAATTTCCATCCCCTCAGGCTTTGCTCAGGGGCTCCCTATAGGTTTGCAACTCATGGGAAAACATTTTGGTGAAAGCCAATTACTCCAGATTGCTCATCATTATCAACAAAATACCAACTGGCATTTAGCTAGTCCAAACCAATAA
- the gatC gene encoding Asp-tRNA(Asn)/Glu-tRNA(Gln) amidotransferase subunit GatC, whose translation MTISAKELDKISQLAYLDTDIEHSPKLIEDINAIMSFVDQLRSIDTQKVEPLFHPLALNQRLRSDVVTEENCLSDLEALAPRFEQDLYLVPQVIDQSK comes from the coding sequence ATGACTATCTCGGCAAAAGAATTAGACAAAATTTCCCAGCTCGCTTATCTGGATACAGACATAGAGCATTCACCTAAACTTATCGAAGACATTAATGCAATCATGAGTTTTGTCGACCAACTCCGTTCTATTGATACTCAAAAAGTAGAACCTCTTTTTCATCCTCTTGCATTAAATCAACGATTAAGATCCGATGTGGTGACCGAAGAAAATTGTCTTTCCGATTTAGAAGCCCTGGCCCCACGATTTGAACAAGATCTTTATTTAGTCCCTCAAGTTATTGACCAGAGTAAATAA
- a CDS encoding F-box-like domain-containing protein encodes MGESRLEVDLQQLTTLPEEVLFQVLDNLTITEIIKLKKVSKAIKKLASDYLFEELKIKEVHCGQDFTLILLNHGRVLAIGSNLRGQLGLGQDIKQVSELTEITALRERVTHIATGFTHAIFLGESGKVYGLGRNEEKQIAPDSDALSIYVPTPIEVQATVKNVFAQDHTSALIFTGDSPDKAFKIIGNPLKAYVLKHIKVFLSDWLATPSSDLEVADIAVNNQQQCALLLTTNGEVYVYGNNESGLLGLNPENVLVNTWTKLPDVKAKQIKTTALGCFILTHDNLLLASGSNTKGQLGPIKEFKGFMKIASDVKYFDAADHHTLYVDSQNKLFLLGAMKIDDQELRMVEKGILPIQGSSKPSTEKIRALVNHFFIKQPDYPKPSQDQSNNDFSP; translated from the coding sequence ATGGGTGAATCCCGTTTAGAGGTAGATTTACAACAACTCACCACTCTTCCTGAGGAAGTCTTATTTCAAGTTCTCGATAACCTCACAATAACGGAAATAATAAAACTAAAAAAAGTGTCAAAAGCCATTAAAAAATTGGCCTCAGATTATTTATTTGAGGAATTAAAAATTAAAGAGGTGCATTGCGGCCAAGATTTTACGTTGATTCTTTTAAACCATGGACGAGTTTTAGCTATAGGAAGTAATTTACGAGGACAACTTGGACTCGGTCAAGATATAAAACAAGTTTCTGAATTAACCGAAATCACTGCGCTTAGAGAGCGTGTGACTCATATTGCAACGGGATTTACACATGCAATTTTTTTAGGTGAATCAGGTAAGGTCTATGGCCTGGGAAGAAATGAAGAAAAGCAGATAGCCCCTGACTCTGATGCTCTAAGCATTTACGTACCTACCCCTATAGAAGTACAAGCAACAGTAAAAAATGTTTTTGCCCAAGATCATACAAGCGCTTTAATTTTCACAGGCGACTCCCCTGATAAGGCGTTTAAAATAATCGGTAACCCATTAAAAGCTTATGTATTGAAACATATTAAAGTTTTTTTATCCGATTGGCTTGCCACTCCCTCTTCTGACTTAGAAGTGGCTGATATTGCTGTGAATAATCAACAACAATGTGCACTTTTGCTAACTACGAATGGTGAAGTCTATGTGTACGGGAATAATGAATCAGGATTATTAGGATTAAATCCAGAAAACGTGCTCGTTAATACTTGGACTAAGTTGCCAGATGTTAAGGCAAAACAAATTAAGACCACGGCTTTAGGTTGCTTTATACTGACTCATGATAATTTATTACTTGCAAGTGGTTCAAATACTAAAGGACAATTGGGTCCAATTAAAGAATTTAAAGGATTCATGAAAATCGCTTCTGATGTGAAGTATTTTGATGCAGCAGATCATCATACTCTTTATGTAGACAGCCAAAATAAATTGTTTCTTTTGGGTGCTATGAAAATCGATGATCAGGAGTTAAGAATGGTTGAAAAGGGAATTTTGCCTATCCAGGGATCTTCTAAGCCCTCTACGGAGAAGATTAGAGCATTGGTGAATCATTTTTTTATAAAACAGCCTGATTATCCAAAACCGTCACAAGATCAGAGTAATAATGATTTTTCACCCTGA
- a CDS encoding ArgR family transcriptional regulator produces MSQDAALDGHILNIVQTEKIAEQIDLQNSLKARGYTIPQATLSRRLKKLKIAKIGGTYQVVDFNLPNLPLVLNMQVSDYGLIVLHTHPGNANSLAFFIDRKFVSFSPQALQDSGILGTIAGDDTVLLILKSKEQLNRVIQLLHDEFPYLKK; encoded by the coding sequence ATGAGCCAAGACGCTGCCCTTGATGGACATATATTAAATATTGTGCAAACCGAAAAAATTGCTGAGCAAATTGATTTGCAAAACAGCTTGAAAGCACGAGGTTATACGATCCCTCAGGCAACCTTATCACGAAGGCTTAAAAAATTAAAAATTGCAAAAATAGGTGGGACTTATCAAGTAGTCGACTTTAATCTACCTAACCTGCCTTTAGTCTTGAATATGCAAGTGTCCGATTATGGTCTTATAGTACTCCATACTCACCCTGGAAATGCAAACAGTTTGGCCTTTTTTATTGATCGAAAATTCGTATCTTTTTCACCTCAAGCCCTTCAGGATTCAGGAATATTAGGAACGATTGCTGGTGACGATACCGTGCTTCTTATCCTAAAAAGTAAAGAACAATTAAATCGAGTCATTCAGCTGCTTCATGATGAGTTTCCTTACCTGAAAAAGTAA
- a CDS encoding substrate-binding periplasmic protein, whose product MKQLFFVILIGFALLVSFCYARIPKESIQYIHFAVAAEYPPFEYNDHGEIKGFDIDLARLIAKKLGKEAFFDSMQFSSILPALSSGQVDAAISTITITEQRKKNFDFSEPYYFESMAAVFPENKPIKNVQQLAGKKIAVQLGSTMEIWLKQNVPNANLLVMDNNNQTIAALKASHADLVLLDGVQGAVFSQKNPGLSFAVIAQSDDGYGLALKKNSELTQKINQVLHEIEQTGELSALKKKWLENTQWKS is encoded by the coding sequence ATGAAACAATTATTTTTTGTCATTTTAATAGGTTTTGCTTTGCTTGTTTCTTTTTGTTACGCGAGAATCCCTAAGGAGAGCATTCAATATATTCATTTTGCTGTGGCCGCAGAATATCCACCATTTGAATACAATGACCATGGGGAAATCAAAGGTTTTGATATTGATCTTGCTCGTTTGATTGCAAAAAAATTAGGTAAGGAAGCATTTTTTGATAGCATGCAATTCAGCAGCATCTTGCCAGCCCTAAGCTCTGGTCAGGTTGATGCAGCCATTTCTACAATTACGATTACAGAGCAGCGAAAAAAGAATTTTGATTTTAGTGAGCCTTATTATTTCGAGAGTATGGCGGCTGTTTTTCCTGAAAACAAACCAATTAAAAACGTACAACAATTAGCTGGCAAAAAAATAGCAGTTCAATTGGGTAGTACCATGGAAATTTGGTTGAAGCAGAACGTTCCCAATGCCAATCTTTTGGTGATGGATAATAACAATCAAACCATTGCAGCCTTAAAAGCAAGCCATGCTGATTTAGTTCTATTGGATGGCGTACAAGGTGCCGTATTTAGTCAGAAAAATCCTGGACTGTCTTTTGCTGTGATTGCTCAATCAGATGATGGCTACGGCTTGGCTTTAAAAAAGAATTCTGAGTTGACGCAAAAAATAAATCAGGTTTTACATGAAATCGAACAAACGGGTGAGCTGAGTGCGCTCAAGAAAAAATGGCTGGAGAATACACAATGGAAGAGTTAA